TGCGCTATATTGGACCGCGACGTCAGACATTAAAGAGCGATGGGACGCGCTTTTCATGCTCAAATTGCATGGCGTCGTAAACGGCCGGCCGGGAGGACCTGGAAGATGGAACACGATCCGCTGATCACGAGCACGGAACTTGCCGGCATTCTCCATGCGCCGGATTTGCGGCTCTACGACTGCACCACCTATCTCGAATACCAGCCGCCTGGCAGCGACATCCCCTATATCGCCGTGCCCGGCCGGCGAACGTTTGAGGAAGGGCACATTCCCGGCGCCGATTTCCTCGACCTGCAGGGCGAGTTCTCCGATCAGCACACGCCGCTCCGTTTCATGATGCCCGACATCGCGGCGCTCGAAGCGGCGTTCGGCCGCCACGGTGTCGGGCCCGACAGCCGCGTCGTGCTCTATTCCCTGGCCACGCCGATGTGGGCGACGCGGTTCTGGTGGATGCTGCGCGCGCTCGGCTTCGACAACGCCGCCGTGCTCGACGGCGGACTGGAGCAATGGCGGGCCGAAGGCCGCGCGATCGAAATGGGACCCGCCAGGGGATATCCGCCCGGGCGTTTCATCGCCAAACCGAGGACGGGCCTTTTCGTCGACAGCCGTACGGTGCTTGCCGCGCATGGCGTGGCGAACACCGTCGTCGTCAATGCACTGAGCGCGCAGCTGCACCAGGGTCTCGAGCCAAGCCGCTATGGCCGGCCAGGACACATCCCCGGAAGCTGCAACCTGCCGGCATCGACGCTGCTTGCGGGCGAAACCAAGACCTTCGTGCCGCTGACCGATGCGAAGACGAAATTCGCCGCGCAGGGCATCGCTCAAGACAAGCGCGTGATCGCCTATTGCGGCGGCGGCATTTCGGCAACCGTCGATCTCTTCATGCTGCACCGGCTCGGCCATCAGAACCTGACGCTCTATGACGGCTCGATGGGCGAATGGGCAAAAGACGAAAGCCTGCCGATCGAGACCGGCTGAGATGCTGACCGCGACGGGCGTCAGGAGCGGTTCACCAGATAGAGGCCAGCGATCACCAGAAGTGCTGCCGCGCCGAACGCCGGCGTCAGGGCATCGTGCAGGACGAAATACCCGGCGAGAACGCCGAACAGCGGCGTGAAGAAGCTGAATGCCGACAGCTTGCTCGCGGAGTAGGTGGTCACCAGCCAGAACCACACCGTGAAGGTGAGTCCGACCACCCAGAGCGCCTGATAGGCCATCAGTGCGATCGACAGCGGACCGGGCACATGGGTGATGGTCTCCCCGGTCACCCAGGACGCCGCAGCCAGGATCGGGATCGAGATCACGACCTGGTAGGCGAGCGCCTTCTCGGGCGCGACGAGATGCAGCCTGGTGCCCTTGGTGACCAGCGTGGTCACGCCCCAGAGCACACCGCCGCCGACGACCAGGAGGTCGCCGAGCAGCACATTGGCATCGACATTGGCCTGCGGCACGCCGATGGCGAGCGCCACGCCCGAAAAGCACAAAGCAAGCCCGGCCCATTGCGAGACCCGCAGCCGCTCGCCGAGGAACTGAAAGGCGCCGAGCGCGACGAAGAACGGCGCGGTGTACAGGAACACCACCGCACGCGAGGCCGACGTGAAACGCAGGCCCTGATAGATCAGAACGAATTCGACGCCGAACAGGATACCGGCGACGAGACCCGGACCGAGCGAGCCGTCGCGCAGCGAGAAATTCACCCCGCGCAATGCGCCGACGATCAGGATCACCGGCAGGGCACCGATCGATCGAGCCAGCGCCTGCAGCAGCGGCGGAACCTCAGGGAGCATCAGCTTGACCGCGACCTGGTTGAACCCCCAGGACAGGCACAACATCAGCATCAGCGCGATGGCGCCCGCGCTGAGCGGCCGCGCGGCGGAAAGCTTCACGTCACTGGATGTCATTGTTTCCCGGAAATCGGCGCGGTCGCCCGTTTCGTTGTTCTTCTATCGTTGTTCTAGGCGGCTTTCTGGCAGTGGGCGCAGGTGCCGGTGATCTCGACCACCGACAGTTTCGGCGCAAAGCCGGTGGCGCGCGCCGCGGCATTGAGGCTCTGCGCAACGGGGGCGGCCGGAATCTCGCCGACAGCGCCGCAGCGCTCGCAGATCAGGAACGCGACCGCGCTGACTGCATCATGGTCGTGCGCGCAGGCGAGAAAGGCGTTGCGGCTCTCGATCCGGTGCACCAGCCCATTCGCCATCAGGAAATCCAGCGCCCGATAGACCGTGATCGGCGCCGGCCGCGGCATCGATCTGGCGAGCTCGTCGATCACCTCATAGGCGCCGAGCGGGCGGTGGCTCGAGAGCAGGGCCTGAAGCACCTGGCGGCGGATCGGCGTGAATTTCTGCCCGCGCGTCTCGCAGATCCGCTCGGCATGCGAAATCCCGTCCGCCGTACAGCGGCCGTGATCATGATCGGGGGCGGGAAAAGCCGGCTTCGCAGAGGTCATCACGGAACTTTCTTACCATGATGCGCCGCCCTGCCAAAGCCTGCGCGACTCGCGCGGGAGCCATGCCCTGCAGGCGGGGCAGCATTCCCGCGTTGCGTCACGAAAATTAATAAGCTAGCTTATTATAGTCAAAGCTTATCGAGAAACCCGAGCAACATTGAGGGCCTTTGCGGCGATGCGCGGTTCCGTGGATATGAACTTCCTCTTCACCCTGGGCGAATTGCAGCGCCTGGTGCGCGCCTATGCCGACAAGGAAGCGGCCCGCTTCGGCATCACCCGGGCGCAATGGGCGGTGCTGGCCAAGGTCGAACGCAACGAGGGCATGAAGCAGACCGAACTTGCCGAGCAGATGGAAATGCAGCCGATCACGCTGACGCGACTGATCGACAAGCTCTGCGACAACGACTGGATCGAACGCCGCGGCGACGAGGCCGACCGCCGTGTCAACCGGCTCTACCTGAAGAAGGCCGGCCGGCAGCTCCTGGGCAAGATGAGCGGGCTGCGCTCGGAACTCACGGCCACCGCGCTCGACGGCATCAACCCGGCCGACGCGCACCGGCTTCTCTCCCAGCTCGAAGCCATCAAGGAAAACGTCCGCAACGCCATCCAGAACAACGCGGGCGAGCAACTGAAGAAGGAACAGCGGTATGGCTGAACCGGTCCTGAAATTTCCGCCCGAGCAGAAGGGCGCGCCGGAGAAGCCGCGGACCAAGGTGGCGGCCGAGCCACGCCGGCGTCTGCTGGCACTGATGCGGCGCCATCGCCGTTTCCTGCTGCTGGTGGTGCTGCCGTCGGCGGCTGCGATCGGCGGACTGGTGTTCTATCTCAACGGCGGCCGCTATGTCGGCACCGACGACGCCTATGTCGGCGCGCAGAAGGTGCTGATCACGCCCGATATCTCCGGCAAGATCGAAAAGGTCGTCGTCAGGGAAGGCCAGCATGTCAAGCAGGGCGACGTGCTGTTCGAGATCGACCCCGTGCCGTTTCGCCTCGCGGTCGACCAGGCCAGGGCGCAGCTCGACCAGGCCAAGACCACCTATGACAATCTGACCGCCAACGTCAAAATCTACGGCCAGATGCTCGATCTGGCGCAGCGGTCGGTCGACCTGAAGCAGCGCGACGTCGAACGCAAGCAGTCGCTGGTCAAGAACAGCTTCGGCTCCCAGCTCGACCTCGACAACGCGTCCAACGCCATGGTCACCGCCGGCGCCCAGGCGCAGTTCGTCAAGCAGCAGCTTTCCAATGCGCAGGCGCAGCTGCTCGGCAATCCCGATCTGCCGCTCGAGCAGTTTCCGCCCTATGCCCAGGCCAAGGCCAATCTCGACCAGGCGGAGCGCAACCTGAACCATACCGTGCTGCGCGCGCCGATGCCGGGCATCGCCACCCAGGTCGAGCAGATCCAGCTCGGCCGCTTCGTCGCCGCCGGCACGCCGGTCTTCTCCGTCATCGACATCGACCATCCCTGGGTCGACGCCAACCCGAAGGAAGGCGACTTCACCTATGTCGCGGTCGGCCAGCCCGTGACGCTTGATGTCGACGCGTTCCCGAACCACGTGTTCAGGGGCAAGATCGGCTCGCTCTCGCCTGGCACCGGCGCGCAGTTCGCGATCCTGCCGCCGCAGAACGCCACCGGCAATTTCGTCAAGGTGGTGCAGCGCGTGCCGGTGCGGATCTATTTCGACGAGAGCGATCCGTTCGTGAAGAAGCTCAAGGCCGGCATGAGCGTCTATGCCACGATCGACACCGGCCATCAGCGCTCGATCGCAGGGCTGCTCGGCCTCTCGCCCGCGGCAGCCAACCAGGACTAGAGCCGATGTCGCCGACCACGGTGCCGTCACCAAGCATGGCGCCCGGCCTGCGCCGGAACATGGTGACGATCTGCGCCATGACCGCGACCATCATGCAGGCGCTCGACACCACCATCGCCAACGTCGCGCTGCCCTACATGCAGGGCACGCTGTCGGCCTCGCAGGACCAGATCAACTGGGTGCTGACTTCCTACATCGTCGCGGCCGCGATCATGACGGCACCGGTCGGCTGGATCGCCAACCGCTTCGGCCGCAAGCGCATCTTCATCATCTGCTCGGCCGGCTTCACGATCGCCTCCGTGCTGTGCGGGCTCGCGCAGGACATCAACCAGATGGTGCTGTTCCGCCTGCTGCAGGGCGTGTTTGGCGCGGCGCTGGTGCCGCTGTCCCAGGCCGTGATGCTCGACTCCTACACGCTGCAGGAACGGGCGAAAGCGATGTCGATCTGGGGCATGGGCGTGATGATGGGTCCGATCATGGGACCCTCGCTCGGAGCATGGCTGACCGAGACCTATTCCTGGCACTGGGTGTTCTTCGTCAACCTGCCGTTCGGCGCGATCACCGTGCTCGGGCTCATCGTCTTCATGGATGAGACCAAGAAGGATCTCAGCCTGCGCTTCGACTGGTTCGGCTTCACGGCGCTCGCGGTTGCGATCGGCGCGCTGCAGCTCGCGCTCGACCGCGGCGAGCAGCTCGGCTGGCTGGAATCCAACGAGATCATCGCCGAGTTCATCGTCTCCGCCATCGGCTTCTACTACTTCTTCGCGCACTCCTTCACGACCTCGCGGCCGTTCATCCAGTTCGCGCTGTTCAAGGACAGGAATTTCGTCACCGGCTGCATCTTCATGACGGTGATGGGGCTCGTGCTTTATTCGACGATGGCGCTGGCTTCGCCCTATTTGCAGAACGTGATCGGCTATCCGATCATCACCGCCGGCCTGCTGCTTGCGAGCCGCGGCCTCGGCACCTTCGTCGCCATGATGCTGGTCGGCCGCCTGATGCGCTATATCGAGGCGCGCACGCTGATCGTCACCGGGCTCCTGCTCACCGCGGCCTCGCTGTTCCAGATGACCGGCTGGACCGACCAGACCGGCGGGTCCGAGATCGTGACCGTCAGCGTCGTCCAGGGTTTCGGCTTCGGCCTTGTCTTCGTGCCGCTGTCGACGGTATCGTTCCTGACGCTGCCCAACCACTTGCGCACCGACGGCACCTCGATGCTGACCCTGATGCGCAACGTCGCCAGTTCCGTCGGCATCTCGATCGTGATCGCGCAGCTCACGGAAGGCTCGCGGCGGATCCACGCGATCCTGGTCGAGCACATCAATCCGTTCAATCACGCGCTGCAGATGCCGAACGTCTCCGGCATGATCAATCTCAACACCGACACCGGGCGCGCCATGGCCGACGCCATGGTGAACGTGCAGGCGCAGATCATCGCCTTCTCGCACGATTACCAGCTCGTGATGCTGTTCATCCTGGTCTCGATCCCGCTGGCCGTCATGATCGGATCGACCAAGGCGGCGCTGCGCGCGCAAGGCGTGGGGCCCGAACACGCCGTGATGGAGTAAGGTTCAGCCTGCCTTCGGCTTGGCGCGCAGGCAGAACCACATGCCGCCGAGCGACAGCGCGCCACCGACGAGATGCACAAGCGTCGGCGGCTCGCCGAGGAACGCCATCGACAGCACCGCGCTGACGATCGGACCGAGATAAAGGCTGAGCGAAGTCGCGACCGCGCCGAAGGTCGAGCCGAGATAGGCGTAGCCGCCATAGGCGAACAGGCCGGGAACCAGCCCCGCGAACAGATAGACCAGCGCCGCGTGCCCGCTGAAGGCGGCATCGGGCCGCGACCACATTTCGTGGGCGGCAAACGGCAGGGAGAACAGCGCGCCGGCGGCCGCGAACAGGCCGACACGCGCGAGGAAGCTCAAGCCGCGGCCGGCGCTGTTCTGCATCAGGGTGTAGCCGGCCCATCCCAGCATCGCGAGCAAGGCGAGCAGATCGCCCCAGGCCACCCCGAGCCGCGCGGTCGCGCCGCCACGGGTGATGATCAGCGCCGCGCCGGCGAGCGAAATCAGCATGCCCGCGACCTGACGGCGATCGATCGCCTCCGTTCCCGACAGCCAGGACATCGCGAGCACGACCAGCGGGGCGAGCGCCATGATCAGCGCGATATTGATCGCCGAGGTGGTGACCCCGGCCAGATAGACCGGGCCGCCGCAGACGAACATGCCGAGAAAGCCGGCGGCGACGATGGCGCGTCCCTGCATGCGCAACAGGCCGGGATTTTCGCGAAGCCCGACCACGACGGCAGGCAGCAGCCCGACGGCCACGATGCTCCAGCGGAAGAAGGCGATGGTGAAGGGCGGCACGCTGCCGGCGACGCCGCGCGCCAGGATCATGTTGGAAACCTGGGCGGTCGCGACCAGCAGGAAGCCGAGGAGCCCGAGCAGCTCGTGGTTCCGGCCCGGGGTCGCCTTCTGCGCATCAATCATGCCGCGACCCCGGGGGACGATCTCAAACGGATCGAGGATCAGATATCGAAAAACACCGTCTCGTCGCCGCCCTGCAGGCGCAGGTCGAGCCGATAGACGGGGCTGCCCTTGCCGCCCTCGCGCGTGGCAATCAGCGTGGCGCGGCGGTCCGCCGGTACCAGCGCCAGCACGCCATCGCTGCCGTTGGCCGCCTCGTCGCTGAAATAGATCCGGGTGTACAGATGCCGCAGCATGCCGCGGCCGAACACGGCGAGCAAAATATGCGGCGCCTGCGCTCGTCCATCGGGGCCCGGCACCGCGCCCGGCTTGATGGTGTCGAAGGCGTAGGAGCCGTTGGCGTCGGTGCCGCAGCGGCCGAAGCCGCGGAATTTGGTGTTGGGCAGCGCGCGGCTGTCCTGCGGATCGACAAAACGCCCCTGGCCGTCGGCCTGCCAGATCTCGAGCATGCAGTCCGGCACCGGCTGGCCTTCGCCGTCATAGACCTTGCCTTCGATGCGGATACGCTCGCCGCTCGCGTCGGGGGTGACCAGATTGCTGGTGAAGGCGTCGTTCCAGTCGTACTGGCCGTCCGGCGTCAGCCCATATTTGAAGAACGGACCGACGGTCTGCGATGGCGTGATCCCTTCTGCCTTGCCCTGCACGTTATTTGTTCTCCATTGGCGTGGCGTTGTGGCCGCGCAGCACGATGTTGAAACGGTAGCACAGCGCCCATTCGGGCTGGGTGTTTTCCAGATCGAAGGAGGAGACCATGCGCATCCGCGCCTTCTCGTCCGGCACCGAGTTGAAGATCGGATCGAATTCGAACAGCGGATCGCCCGGGAAATACATCTGCGTCACCAGGCGCGAGACGAAGGAATGGCCGAACACCGAGAAATGGATGTGCGCCGGACGCCAGGCATTGTGGTGGTTGCCCCAGGGATAGGCGCCGGGCTTGATGGTGACGAAACGATAATAGCCCGACGCGTCGCTCTGGGCACGGCCGGCGCCGGTGAAGTTCGGATCGAGCGGCGCCGGATGCTGGTCGCGGACATGGATGTAGCGGCCGCAGGCGTTGGCCTGCCACAGCTCGACCAGCGTGTTCGGCACGCCGCGCCCGTCCTCGTCGAGCACGTGGCCATGGACGATGATGCGCTCGCCGAGCGGCTCGCCCTTGTGCATGGTGGTGAGATCGGCATCGCCCTGCCGCACGGTTTCGTGGCCGTAAACCGGTCCGGTCAATTCCGACAGCGTATGCGGCATCGGGATCAAGGGCTTCTGCGGCGCGCGCAGTATGGAGCTCTTGTAGGCCGGCGACAACGGCGCTGGATGCGCCTTGTTGCTCTCGACGGGGTAGATAAATGTCATCGGCGTCTCCTCTTGCCTCGTCATTGCGAGAAGCGATAGCTCCGAAGCAATCCCGCCTTCACTTTCGCTGGATTGCGTCGCTGGCGCTCGCAATGATGCCTCTGGTAGAGCGGATTCGACGTTCGCAACCTGTTTGCCACGATTCTCTCATGCGAACGTCAAATCCAAAGCTCCACTAGCGTCAGTTCAGTTTCTCGATCGCGACCGCAACACCCTGGCCGACGCCGACGCACATCGTGGCGAGCGCGAGCCTGCCGCCGCGCTTCTCCATGCCGTGCACCGCCGTCAGCGCGAGCCGCGCGCCGCTCATGCCAAGGGGATGGCCGAGCGCGATCGCCCCGCCATGCGGATTGACGAAATCGGCATCCTCCTTCACGCCGAGCTGGCGCAGGCACGCTATGCCCTGCGACGCGAAAGCCTCATTGAGCTCGATCAAATCGAAATCGCTGATCTTCAGCTTCAGCCGCTCCATCAGCTTGCGCGTCGCCGGCACCGGGCCGATGCCCATGATGCGCGGCGGCACCGCGGCCGAGGCAAGTCCGAGGATTTTCGCGCGCGGGGTCAGGCCGTGCTTCTTCACGGCGGCCTCCGAGGCGATGATCATGGCGGCGGCGCCGTCATTGACGCCGGACGCGTTGCCGGCCGTCACCGTGCCCGGATTGCGCACGATCGGCTTGAGCTTGGCGAGACCCTCCAGCGTCGTCTCGGGGCGCGGATGCTCGTCCTTTTCCACGGTGATGGGGCCGGCCTTGCCGCCGGGCACCGACAGCGGGGTGATTTCTTCGGCGAAATAGCCTGCGGCGATCGCAGCGCCGGCGCGCTGCTGCGAGCGGATCGCGAACGCATCCTGGTCGGCGCGCGAGACCTGGAATTCCTCGGCGACGTTCTCGCCGGTCTCGGGCATGGAATCGACGCCATATTGCGCCTTCATCAGCGGATTGATGAAGCGCCAGCCGATCGTGGTGTCGAAAATCTCGGAAGAGCGCGAGAAGGCTTCCGCCGCCTTGCCCATCACGAAGGGCGCCCGCGTCATCGATTCGACGCCGCCCGCGATCGCGAAATCGATCTCGCCGGCGCGGATCGCGCGGCCTGCGGCACCGACCGCGTCAAGCCCGGAGGCGCAGAGCCGGTTCAGCGTCTGCCCCGGCACCGATTCCGGCAGGCCAGCGAGCAGGAGCGCCATGCGCGCGACATTGCGGTTGTCCTCGCCCGCCTGGTTGGCGCAGCCGAAAAAGACTTCATCGACGGCCGACCAGTCCAGCTTGGGGTGTTTGGCGATCAAGGCCTTGATCGGGGCCGCCGCCAGATCGTCGGCGCGGACTTTTGCGAGCGAACCGCCGAAACGACCGATCGGGGTCCGAACGGCATCGCAAATGAACACATCACGCATGGACTACCTCCCTCAAATGCCAGCTCCGCAAACCTGTCGGCGGGAATTGTCGAATTGAACGCGAGTTTTAGGAGTGCCTTGGCAGCAGGTCAATTGACGGTTTCGCAGAACCATATTGAGCGCATGGCACCGTCCTTGTTCCGACGCGCTTGGGCCATGTCGTGGAGAGGGTGGAAAACCCGCAAGTGGCGGGCAAAGCGATAGGACGGGCCAGCGAAAGACGATAGGTTGCGCCTCCCATGACGGTCCAGCAGCCCCTTCCCGTTCCAGCCACCCCATCGGCCGAGCCGGCGCAGACGGCGGACACGCCGGCGCGCGTCACGCCGATGATGGAGCAATACCTCGAGATCAAGGCCGCCCATCCGGGCCTGCTCCTGTTCTATCGCATGGGGGATTTCTACGAGTTGTTCTTCGAGGACGCCGAGAGCGCCTCGAAAGCGCTCGGCATCATGCTGACCAAGCGCGGCAAGCATCAGGGCGCCGACATCCCGATGTGCGGCGTGCCGGTGGAACGCGCCGACGATTACCTGCACCGGCTGATCGAAAAGGGTTTTCGCGTCGCGGTCTGCGAGCAGATGGAGGATCCGGCCGCCGCGCGCGCCCGCGGCAACAAGAGCGTGGTGCGCCGCGACGTGGTGCGGCTGGTCACTCCGGGCACGCTCACCGAGGACACGCTGCTCGATGCGCGGACCAACAACTACCTGCTGGCGGTGGCGCGCGCCCGCGCCTCCGGCGGAGCCGACCGCTTCGGACTTGCCTGGATCGACATCTCGACCTCGGAATTCATGGTCACGGAATGCGCAAGCGGCGAGCTTGCCGCGACGCTGGCGCGCATCAACCCCAACGAGGTGATCGTCACCGACGCGCTCTATTCCGACTCCGAGCTCGGCCCGCTCTGGCGCGAACTCTCCGCCGTGACGCCGCTGACCCGCGACGTGTTCGACAGTTCCACCGCCGAACGGCGGCTGTGCGATTATTTCGCGATCGCGACCACGGACGGGCTTGCGGCGATGTCGCGGCTCGAGGCGACGGCCGCGGCCGCCGCCGTCACCTATATCGACCGCACCCAGGTCGGCAAGCGCCCGCCGCTGTCGCCGCCGTCGCGTGAGGCGGTCGGCACCACCATGGCGATCGATCCGGCGACCCGCGCCAATCTCGAGCTGACGCGCACGCTTGCAGGCGAGCGGCGCGGTTCGCTGCTCGATGCCATCGACTGCACGGTGACGCCGGCGGGCTCACGGCTTCTGGCGCAGCGCCTCGCCGCGCCCTTGACCGATGCCGCGCAGATCGCGCGACGGCTGGATGCGGTTGCGACCTTCGTTTCGGACTCGGCCGCGCGCGAGGACATCCGCTCCATCCTGCGCGGCGCGCCCGACATGTCGCGGGCGCTGGCGCGGCTGTCGGTCGGACGCGGCGGCCCACGCGACCTCGCCGGCATTCGCGACGGCATCCTTGCCGCGGACCAGGCGCTGGCGCGGCTGGCCGAGCTTGACCAGCCGCCGCAGGAAATCGCCGATGTGATCGAGGCGCTGGCGCGGCCATCGCGGGAGCTGGCGGCCGAATTCGCCTCTGCGCTCGCCGAACAACTGCCGCTGATCAAGCGCGACGGCGGCTTCGTGCGCGAAGGCTATGAGCCCGCGCTCGACGAGGCGCGCAATCTGCGCGACGCCTCGCGCCTCGTGGTGGCCGCAATGCAGGCGCGCTATGCCGACGACACCGGCATCAAGGGCCTGAAAATCCGTCACAACAACGTGCTCGGCTATTTCGTCGAGGTCACCGCCCAACACGGCGACAAGCTGATGACGCCGCCCTTGAATGCGACCTTCATCCATCGCCAGACGCTGGCGGGGCAGGTGCGCTTCACCACGTCAGAGCTCGGCGAGACCGAGGCCAAGATCGCCAATGCCGGCGAGCGCGCATTGAACCTGGAGCTTCAAATCTTCGATCGCCTCGCGGCCAAGGCGCTCGCGGCAAGCGACGATTTGCGCGACGCCGCGCATGCCTTCGCGCGGCTCGATGTCGCAACCGCGCTCGCAAAGCTTGCGATCGACGACAATTATGTGCGGCCCGAGGTCGACGCCTCCCTGGGCTTTGCGATCGAAGCCGGCCGCCATCCCGTGGTCGAGCAGGCCTTGAAGCGCGACGGGGCACCCTTCATCGCCAACACCTGCGACCTGTCGCCCGCGCCAGGCCAGCACTCGGGCCAGATCTGGCTCGTGACCGGGCCGAACATGGCGGGCAAATCGACCTTCCTGCGCCAGAACGCGCTGATCGCGCTGATGGCGCAGATCGGCTCCTTCGTGCCGGCGACGCGTGCCCGAATCGGCATCGTCGACCGGCTGTTCTCGCGGGTTGGCGCGGCCGATGATCTCGCCCGCGGCCGTTCCACCTTCATGGTCGAGATGGTCGAGACGGCGGCGATCCTCAATCAGGCGAGCGAGCGGTCGCTCGTGATCCTGGACGAAATCGGGCGCGGCACCGCGACCTTCGACGGGCTCTCGATCGCCTGGGCCGCGATCGAGCATCTGCACGAGACCAACCGCTGCCGCACCCTGTTCGCCACGCATTATCATGAGCTGACCGCGCTCTCGGCAAAGCTGCCGCGCCTATTCAACGCCACTGTGCGGGTGAAGGAATGGCAGGGCGACGTCGTGTTCCTGCACGAGGTGCTGCCCGGCTCGGCCGACCGCTCCTACGGCATTCAGGTCGCCAAGCTCGCGGGCCTGCCGCCGCCGGTGATCGCGCGCGCCAAGGCGGTGCTGGCAAAGCTCGAGGCGCAGGACCGCGGCCAGACGGCGCGCGCGCTTGCCGACGATCTGCCGCTGTTCGCGGTGCCTTCGCGCGCCGCGAGCGAACCCGCGCCGCCGAGCGAGGCCGAGCTCCTGATCGAGGCGGTCAAGGTGCTGCACCCGGACGAGATGTCGCCGCGCGAGGCGCTGGATGCGCTCTATGCGCTGCGGGCGAAGCTGCCGAAGAACTAAGTCTTCTTGTCCCCGAGCAATCGTAGGGTGGGCAGAGGCGCGCAAGCGCCGTGCCGATCAACCGGTGGGCTCGCTCCGCTTAGCCCACCCTACATCACTGGATTGCCTCGTCGCTCCGCTCCTCGCAATGACGGCAGCTATCGCACCGCCTTGCGCCGGCTGTTCCACCACAGGCCGAGATTCCAGGCGATGCATGTCAAAAGCGCGAGGCTCAGGCCGGCGGCCGAGCCAAACCGCAGCGCGGCGACATGCAGCACGGCGATCGCAAGCCCAAAACCCATCAGGCCCCAGGCGCCGTTGGCGATGACAGCCGCGGTCGGCGGTCCGCCGATGCGCGGATGCAGGATCAGCATCATCGAGGTGAAGACGATCGGAAACAGCGCGATGGTGCCGCTGATGACGGGGCCGACCCGGCCCGACAGCGTGACGACGACGGCGACAAGGGTCGCCACCAGCGATGCGCGCAGCGGCGCGTCGTACCAGCGCCGCGCGATCGGCGGCATCTTCACATGGCGGTAGCGCTGCATCACCGGCACGCAGATCGCAAAGGTGACGATGTTGGCGAGGATGCCGC
This genomic interval from Bradyrhizobium sp. NP1 contains the following:
- a CDS encoding sulfurtransferase, with protein sequence MEHDPLITSTELAGILHAPDLRLYDCTTYLEYQPPGSDIPYIAVPGRRTFEEGHIPGADFLDLQGEFSDQHTPLRFMMPDIAALEAAFGRHGVGPDSRVVLYSLATPMWATRFWWMLRALGFDNAAVLDGGLEQWRAEGRAIEMGPARGYPPGRFIAKPRTGLFVDSRTVLAAHGVANTVVVNALSAQLHQGLEPSRYGRPGHIPGSCNLPASTLLAGETKTFVPLTDAKTKFAAQGIAQDKRVIAYCGGGISATVDLFMLHRLGHQNLTLYDGSMGEWAKDESLPIETG
- the pcaH gene encoding protocatechuate 3,4-dioxygenase subunit beta: MTFIYPVESNKAHPAPLSPAYKSSILRAPQKPLIPMPHTLSELTGPVYGHETVRQGDADLTTMHKGEPLGERIIVHGHVLDEDGRGVPNTLVELWQANACGRYIHVRDQHPAPLDPNFTGAGRAQSDASGYYRFVTIKPGAYPWGNHHNAWRPAHIHFSVFGHSFVSRLVTQMYFPGDPLFEFDPIFNSVPDEKARMRMVSSFDLENTQPEWALCYRFNIVLRGHNATPMENK
- a CDS encoding Fur family transcriptional regulator → MTSAKPAFPAPDHDHGRCTADGISHAERICETRGQKFTPIRRQVLQALLSSHRPLGAYEVIDELARSMPRPAPITVYRALDFLMANGLVHRIESRNAFLACAHDHDAVSAVAFLICERCGAVGEIPAAPVAQSLNAAARATGFAPKLSVVEITGTCAHCQKAA
- a CDS encoding DMT family transporter codes for the protein MIDAQKATPGRNHELLGLLGFLLVATAQVSNMILARGVAGSVPPFTIAFFRWSIVAVGLLPAVVVGLRENPGLLRMQGRAIVAAGFLGMFVCGGPVYLAGVTTSAINIALIMALAPLVVLAMSWLSGTEAIDRRQVAGMLISLAGAALIITRGGATARLGVAWGDLLALLAMLGWAGYTLMQNSAGRGLSFLARVGLFAAAGALFSLPFAAHEMWSRPDAAFSGHAALVYLFAGLVPGLFAYGGYAYLGSTFGAVATSLSLYLGPIVSAVLSMAFLGEPPTLVHLVGGALSLGGMWFCLRAKPKAG
- the pcaG gene encoding protocatechuate 3,4-dioxygenase subunit alpha; protein product: MQGKAEGITPSQTVGPFFKYGLTPDGQYDWNDAFTSNLVTPDASGERIRIEGKVYDGEGQPVPDCMLEIWQADGQGRFVDPQDSRALPNTKFRGFGRCGTDANGSYAFDTIKPGAVPGPDGRAQAPHILLAVFGRGMLRHLYTRIYFSDEAANGSDGVLALVPADRRATLIATREGGKGSPVYRLDLRLQGGDETVFFDI
- a CDS encoding MDR family MFS transporter, which encodes MSPTTVPSPSMAPGLRRNMVTICAMTATIMQALDTTIANVALPYMQGTLSASQDQINWVLTSYIVAAAIMTAPVGWIANRFGRKRIFIICSAGFTIASVLCGLAQDINQMVLFRLLQGVFGAALVPLSQAVMLDSYTLQERAKAMSIWGMGVMMGPIMGPSLGAWLTETYSWHWVFFVNLPFGAITVLGLIVFMDETKKDLSLRFDWFGFTALAVAIGALQLALDRGEQLGWLESNEIIAEFIVSAIGFYYFFAHSFTTSRPFIQFALFKDRNFVTGCIFMTVMGLVLYSTMALASPYLQNVIGYPIITAGLLLASRGLGTFVAMMLVGRLMRYIEARTLIVTGLLLTAASLFQMTGWTDQTGGSEIVTVSVVQGFGFGLVFVPLSTVSFLTLPNHLRTDGTSMLTLMRNVASSVGISIVIAQLTEGSRRIHAILVEHINPFNHALQMPNVSGMINLNTDTGRAMADAMVNVQAQIIAFSHDYQLVMLFILVSIPLAVMIGSTKAALRAQGVGPEHAVME
- a CDS encoding MarR family transcriptional regulator — encoded protein: MRGSVDMNFLFTLGELQRLVRAYADKEAARFGITRAQWAVLAKVERNEGMKQTELAEQMEMQPITLTRLIDKLCDNDWIERRGDEADRRVNRLYLKKAGRQLLGKMSGLRSELTATALDGINPADAHRLLSQLEAIKENVRNAIQNNAGEQLKKEQRYG
- a CDS encoding DMT family transporter, with translation MTSSDVKLSAARPLSAGAIALMLMLCLSWGFNQVAVKLMLPEVPPLLQALARSIGALPVILIVGALRGVNFSLRDGSLGPGLVAGILFGVEFVLIYQGLRFTSASRAVVFLYTAPFFVALGAFQFLGERLRVSQWAGLALCFSGVALAIGVPQANVDANVLLGDLLVVGGGVLWGVTTLVTKGTRLHLVAPEKALAYQVVISIPILAAASWVTGETITHVPGPLSIALMAYQALWVVGLTFTVWFWLVTTYSASKLSAFSFFTPLFGVLAGYFVLHDALTPAFGAAALLVIAGLYLVNRS
- a CDS encoding HlyD family secretion protein; amino-acid sequence: MAEPVLKFPPEQKGAPEKPRTKVAAEPRRRLLALMRRHRRFLLLVVLPSAAAIGGLVFYLNGGRYVGTDDAYVGAQKVLITPDISGKIEKVVVREGQHVKQGDVLFEIDPVPFRLAVDQARAQLDQAKTTYDNLTANVKIYGQMLDLAQRSVDLKQRDVERKQSLVKNSFGSQLDLDNASNAMVTAGAQAQFVKQQLSNAQAQLLGNPDLPLEQFPPYAQAKANLDQAERNLNHTVLRAPMPGIATQVEQIQLGRFVAAGTPVFSVIDIDHPWVDANPKEGDFTYVAVGQPVTLDVDAFPNHVFRGKIGSLSPGTGAQFAILPPQNATGNFVKVVQRVPVRIYFDESDPFVKKLKAGMSVYATIDTGHQRSIAGLLGLSPAAANQD